In Streptomyces sp. NBC_00448, the following are encoded in one genomic region:
- a CDS encoding carbohydrate ABC transporter permease, which translates to MSTVTAGGVSTGAERPATARRKRRPGYGRYLLELVMIATAVVFLFPVYALLTLALKSPSQIADSPLSPPTSPTFHNFDNAWSSASLGSALVNSAIITAVSLLLLIVIGSTGAYYLARCASGLGYGLYVLFLLGIILPFQLGMIPLYKLVDDLGWLGTYQGMILFYTGIQMPFTVFLYTGFIRALPRDYAQAALIDGCDHRQAFTRIVFPLLRPITGTVIILNAVFIWNDFFTPLLYLGGSGKETVPVAIFSFVGQYVSDYGLVFAGLVLAALPILVIFLFLQRYVIKGFAGGLKG; encoded by the coding sequence GTGAGTACCGTCACGGCCGGCGGGGTCAGCACCGGGGCCGAGCGCCCCGCCACCGCGCGCCGCAAACGGCGTCCCGGCTACGGGCGTTACCTCCTGGAACTGGTGATGATCGCGACCGCGGTCGTCTTCCTGTTCCCGGTGTACGCCCTGCTCACGCTCGCCCTGAAGAGCCCGTCGCAGATCGCCGACTCGCCGCTGTCGCCGCCGACTTCGCCGACCTTCCACAACTTCGACAACGCCTGGTCGTCGGCGTCCCTCGGGTCCGCCCTGGTGAACAGCGCGATCATCACCGCCGTCAGCCTGCTGCTGCTCATCGTGATCGGATCGACCGGCGCGTACTACCTGGCGCGGTGCGCGAGCGGCCTCGGCTACGGGCTGTACGTCCTGTTCCTGCTGGGGATCATCCTCCCGTTCCAGCTCGGCATGATCCCGCTGTACAAGCTGGTCGACGACCTCGGCTGGCTCGGCACCTACCAGGGCATGATCCTCTTCTACACCGGCATCCAGATGCCGTTCACCGTCTTCCTCTACACCGGCTTCATCCGGGCGCTGCCGCGGGACTACGCGCAGGCCGCGCTGATCGACGGCTGCGACCACCGGCAGGCGTTCACCCGGATCGTCTTCCCGCTGCTGCGGCCGATCACCGGCACCGTGATCATCCTGAACGCGGTCTTCATCTGGAACGACTTCTTCACCCCGCTGCTGTACCTGGGCGGCTCCGGCAAGGAGACCGTGCCGGTGGCGATCTTCTCGTTCGTGGGCCAGTACGTCTCCGACTACGGCCTGGTCTTCGCCGGTCTGGTGCTCGCCGCGCTGCCGATCCTCGTCATCTTCCTCTTCCTCCAGCGCTATGTGATCAAGGGGTTCGCAGGTGGTCTCAAGGGCTGA
- a CDS encoding DeoR/GlpR family DNA-binding transcription regulator, producing the protein MSQDKNRRGPSQRRRELSDHVLAEGSVSASDLAERFGVSLMTIYRDIDELEREGILRKFRGGVTVQPSGVFESNVAFRKKTMRAEKAAVAAKAATLIEPGMSVMIDDSTTALELARLLPGIEPLTVVTNFLEALNLLADERGLHLMALGGDYDRLHDSFLGVPCVEAVEALRVDLCFVSTSSVYGDYAFHQEQRIVAVKRAMLKAANRSVLMIDHSKLGRTALHRLAPLTTFDLILIDDRTPPDVLRSLDDSGVPYETAPTPA; encoded by the coding sequence ATGTCACAGGACAAGAACCGCCGGGGGCCGTCGCAGCGGCGCCGCGAGCTGTCGGACCATGTGCTGGCCGAGGGCTCGGTCTCCGCGTCCGATCTGGCCGAGCGGTTCGGGGTGAGTCTGATGACCATCTACCGCGACATCGACGAGCTGGAGCGGGAAGGCATCCTGCGCAAGTTCCGCGGCGGGGTCACGGTCCAGCCGTCCGGCGTCTTCGAGAGCAACGTGGCGTTCCGCAAGAAGACGATGCGGGCCGAGAAGGCGGCGGTCGCGGCGAAGGCGGCGACGCTGATCGAGCCCGGCATGTCCGTCATGATCGACGACTCCACCACCGCGCTGGAACTCGCCCGGCTGCTGCCCGGCATAGAACCGCTGACCGTGGTCACCAACTTCCTCGAAGCGCTCAACCTGCTCGCCGACGAACGCGGGCTGCACCTGATGGCGCTCGGCGGCGACTACGACCGGCTGCACGACTCGTTCCTCGGCGTGCCCTGCGTGGAGGCGGTCGAGGCGCTGCGGGTGGACCTGTGCTTCGTCTCCACCTCGTCGGTGTACGGCGACTACGCCTTCCACCAGGAGCAGCGGATCGTGGCGGTCAAGCGCGCGATGCTCAAGGCGGCCAACCGCAGCGTGCTGATGATCGACCACTCCAAGCTGGGGCGCACCGCGCTGCACCGGCTGGCCCCGCTGACCACCTTCGACCTCATCCTGATCGACGACCGCACCCCGCCCGACGTCCTGCGTTCCCTCGACGACAGCGGCGTCCCCTACGAGACCGCTCCGACCCCGGCATGA
- a CDS encoding 2-hydroxyacid dehydrogenase — protein MRILAAGDHFVAPDLFTRELTAEIGTGHSIDELRLPWPLTPFGRVAEVDEASGDEDTMVTALRGAQVCVTQMAPVTRKILEGAPDLRLVVIGRGGPVNVNLEAAKEHGVQVCNTPGRNAAATAEYTVGMMLAAMRRIPETSAALAAGRWAGEFYTYDNCGPGLDGATVGLIGCGAVGSRVARALTALGARVRLYDPYADERVLRESGEPVADLDDLLRGSDVVSLHARLTPETRGLLGARELALLPEGAVVVNCARGALLDEDALCDALESGRLAAAGLDVFAVEPPPSDSRLRTAPRLVMTPHLAGANTSVAHNAARIAAAEVGRFLRGEPLAHRVV, from the coding sequence ATGAGAATCCTCGCAGCGGGCGACCACTTCGTCGCTCCCGACCTGTTCACCCGGGAGCTGACCGCCGAGATCGGCACCGGTCACTCCATCGACGAACTGCGGCTGCCGTGGCCGCTCACCCCCTTCGGCCGGGTCGCCGAGGTCGACGAGGCGTCGGGTGACGAGGACACCATGGTCACCGCGTTGCGCGGGGCGCAGGTGTGCGTCACCCAGATGGCGCCGGTGACCCGGAAGATCCTCGAAGGCGCCCCCGATCTGCGGCTGGTGGTGATCGGCAGGGGCGGCCCGGTGAACGTCAACCTCGAAGCGGCGAAGGAGCACGGCGTCCAGGTCTGCAACACCCCCGGGCGCAACGCGGCCGCCACCGCCGAGTACACCGTCGGGATGATGCTCGCGGCGATGCGCCGCATCCCCGAGACGTCCGCCGCGCTCGCCGCCGGGCGCTGGGCCGGCGAGTTCTACACGTACGACAACTGCGGGCCGGGGCTCGACGGTGCGACCGTCGGGCTGATCGGGTGCGGGGCCGTCGGCAGCCGGGTGGCGCGCGCCCTGACCGCGCTCGGCGCGCGGGTGCGGCTGTACGACCCGTATGCCGACGAGCGGGTGCTGCGCGAGTCCGGTGAGCCCGTCGCCGACCTGGACGACCTGCTGCGCGGCTCCGACGTGGTGTCGCTGCACGCGCGGCTGACACCGGAGACCCGCGGGCTGCTCGGTGCGCGCGAGCTGGCGCTGCTGCCGGAGGGCGCGGTCGTCGTCAACTGCGCGCGGGGCGCGCTGCTGGACGAGGACGCGCTCTGCGACGCCCTGGAGTCGGGGCGGCTGGCGGCGGCGGGGCTCGACGTGTTCGCGGTGGAGCCCCCGCCGTCGGACTCGCGGCTGCGGACCGCGCCCCGGCTGGTCATGACGCCCCACCTGGCCGGTGCCAACACCTCCGTCGCGCACAACGCGGCGAGGATCGCGGCCGCGGAGGTGGGGCGGTTCCTGCGGGGCGAGCCGCTCGCGCACCGCGTCGTGTGA
- a CDS encoding glycosyl hydrolase, producing MVSRADALPADIAAILAEPPRAFSPTAIWWWSGERLDRARLRAQLQRFAEGGVFNLVILNLAPSGPLFGSDADDPAFMTDAWWALLDGVCADAAALGVFLWFYDQLGFSGADLQARLVDEQPRYAGRALARVRAVVDSEGELGCPPQGQPVGGHAEPLDEAGEVTGPAVPLAVDGRTIRPPGPGRWRLTLHHHVARGFDYLGTEACAALLDRVHGAFERRLGDRLGTVVVGSFQDELPSLPTWSAGFAADFRRRRGYDLVPHLDALYADSARPDAGRIRRDYQLTRAEAAEEAFFRPLAGWHERHGLLVGCDQQDPARAGHPVGGVELYADYARTHRWFSAPGSDHHGDARIHSSLAHLYGGRRTWIEAFHSTGWGGTLEETFDWLLPWLRAGATLYNPHAVYYTTKGGWWEWAPPGTDWRQPYWRHHRVFADAVTRLCAILSLGHHLCDVAVLLPTTTAQAGTALDGVSAAAARAQETYLELVGDMTWFRTRPGVLDLLGRDADVIDDSSLARATVRGGEPDGTRLCVAEERYATLLLPACTVLEAETARKLVEFAAAGGRLVAVGAVPEEVVGAGADTALDALRACFADGRAVCVPAADLLADLPHGPGPVVEATVPALARQVAETAVVFLTAAAPRATMAAVAAPDARGAALGWLDARYDFDPGRYARTARVRVRLPEPAELALLVDPFGGSPRTLPVTAVPGEPGCHEVEVPFDAGPAAVLVLPAGRALRHLPRESAPADVTARGGEVLAIPDDADWDMRLVPTADNTWGDFDRPAARPVGPARTELRTFRHRVEGPGEDGVRDGWAAPGSAAVPAEPSAHATFGPHAVLRGADGQTVRTLEWSDSRGIHKDPVHREVLGPKGHVPEEFLHIGPTPAGATRRVAVDLLLADAFDGHLAIGAAAAKSVRLAGRPVALDDGGHLALGRVRLEPGRQLLELDLTPDQDADLRAHVALVRDAARYRRPEWIAATAAPGTAVEGATGTGAGAGEGARAGEDGAGSGTVRVGTTLSLSRPPARAVVQVAARGRCVLRVNGQVVGRQGGFDPYAEHAVPRVRRHDVAAALRAGDNEIVVESAGGDELAVLVDAVCHDDASALFATAHSDATWWAERDGERVPSVVRRAPAGDPSALHLRRRPHPLPGAAWLDPDADDGSVVSVGFAVPGGRPSVEWLWCELPPGATRLTVEVHGGATVFVDGEERGSTAGGAGPHTLTVHLAGGEAPTGVRCAALRLEPDPGHEGGAALAGPLRCEVGLGRIRVGDWESRGLAEYSGGVRYRRTVHLPPHAAGGPVTLDLGRVRGTAEVSVDGVPAGVRICSPYVFDLPPMTAAPGPHTLEVTVFGTLAPHLDAAGPTHFVFPGQRVSGLLGPVRLLTGPRGVGPIR from the coding sequence GTGGTCTCAAGGGCTGACGCTCTCCCGGCGGACATCGCCGCGATCCTCGCCGAACCACCCAGAGCCTTCTCGCCCACCGCCATCTGGTGGTGGAGCGGGGAGCGGCTGGACCGGGCCCGGTTGCGGGCGCAGCTCCAACGCTTCGCCGAGGGCGGGGTGTTCAACCTGGTCATCCTCAACCTGGCGCCCTCGGGACCGCTGTTCGGGTCCGACGCCGACGACCCGGCGTTCATGACCGACGCCTGGTGGGCGCTGCTCGACGGCGTCTGCGCGGACGCGGCCGCACTGGGCGTGTTCCTCTGGTTCTACGACCAGTTGGGCTTCTCCGGCGCCGATCTGCAGGCGCGCCTCGTCGACGAGCAGCCGCGCTACGCCGGGCGCGCGCTGGCGCGGGTACGCGCGGTCGTCGACAGCGAGGGCGAGCTGGGCTGCCCGCCGCAAGGGCAGCCGGTCGGCGGCCACGCGGAACCGCTGGACGAGGCAGGCGAGGTGACCGGCCCCGCCGTCCCGCTCGCCGTCGACGGCCGGACGATCCGGCCGCCGGGACCCGGCCGCTGGCGGCTGACACTCCACCACCATGTGGCGCGCGGCTTCGACTACCTCGGCACCGAGGCGTGCGCCGCGCTGCTCGACCGGGTGCACGGCGCCTTCGAGCGGCGGCTGGGCGACCGGCTCGGCACCGTGGTCGTCGGCTCGTTCCAGGACGAACTGCCGTCCCTGCCCACCTGGTCGGCCGGATTCGCCGCGGACTTCCGGCGCCGGCGCGGCTACGACCTCGTACCGCACCTGGACGCGCTGTACGCGGACAGCGCGCGCCCGGACGCCGGTCGGATACGGCGCGACTACCAGCTGACCCGGGCGGAGGCGGCCGAGGAGGCGTTCTTCCGGCCGCTCGCCGGCTGGCACGAGCGGCACGGGCTGCTCGTCGGCTGCGACCAGCAGGACCCCGCCCGCGCCGGACACCCGGTCGGCGGGGTCGAGTTGTACGCCGACTACGCCAGGACCCACCGCTGGTTCTCCGCGCCGGGCTCCGACCACCACGGCGACGCCCGTATCCACTCCTCGCTCGCCCACCTGTACGGGGGCCGGCGCACCTGGATCGAGGCGTTCCACTCCACCGGGTGGGGCGGCACGCTGGAGGAGACGTTCGACTGGCTGCTGCCGTGGCTGCGCGCCGGCGCGACCCTCTACAACCCGCACGCGGTGTACTACACGACCAAGGGCGGCTGGTGGGAGTGGGCGCCGCCGGGCACCGACTGGCGCCAGCCGTACTGGCGCCACCACCGGGTCTTCGCCGACGCGGTGACCCGGCTCTGCGCGATCCTGAGCCTGGGCCACCACCTGTGCGACGTCGCGGTGCTGCTGCCCACCACGACCGCGCAGGCCGGCACCGCCCTGGACGGCGTCTCGGCCGCCGCGGCCCGCGCGCAGGAGACGTACCTCGAACTCGTCGGCGACATGACCTGGTTCCGCACCAGGCCGGGGGTGCTCGACCTGCTCGGCCGCGACGCCGACGTCATCGACGACTCCTCCCTCGCGCGGGCGACGGTGCGCGGCGGCGAGCCGGACGGCACCCGGCTGTGCGTCGCCGAGGAGCGGTACGCGACGCTCCTGCTGCCCGCTTGCACCGTCCTCGAAGCGGAAACGGCACGGAAGTTGGTGGAGTTCGCGGCGGCCGGCGGGCGGCTGGTCGCCGTGGGGGCGGTGCCCGAGGAGGTGGTCGGCGCGGGCGCCGATACCGCGCTCGACGCGCTGCGGGCGTGCTTCGCGGACGGCCGCGCGGTGTGCGTGCCCGCGGCCGACCTGCTGGCCGATCTGCCGCACGGGCCGGGTCCGGTCGTCGAGGCGACGGTCCCCGCGCTCGCCCGCCAAGTGGCGGAGACGGCCGTGGTGTTCCTGACGGCGGCCGCTCCGCGCGCGACCATGGCGGCCGTCGCCGCGCCCGACGCGCGCGGGGCCGCGCTGGGCTGGCTCGACGCGCGCTACGACTTCGACCCCGGCCGCTACGCGCGCACCGCGCGGGTCCGGGTCCGGCTCCCCGAACCGGCCGAACTCGCCCTGCTGGTCGACCCGTTCGGCGGTTCGCCCCGCACCCTGCCGGTCACGGCGGTCCCCGGCGAGCCGGGGTGCCACGAGGTCGAGGTGCCCTTCGACGCCGGGCCGGCCGCGGTGCTGGTCCTCCCCGCCGGTCGCGCACTCCGGCACCTGCCGCGGGAGTCGGCGCCTGCCGATGTCACCGCGCGGGGCGGCGAGGTGCTCGCGATCCCCGACGACGCGGACTGGGACATGCGGCTCGTGCCGACGGCCGACAACACCTGGGGCGACTTCGACCGCCCCGCGGCCCGGCCGGTCGGCCCGGCCCGCACCGAACTGCGCACCTTCCGCCACCGGGTGGAAGGCCCCGGCGAGGACGGCGTACGCGACGGGTGGGCGGCGCCGGGGAGCGCCGCGGTGCCGGCCGAGCCGTCCGCGCACGCCACGTTCGGGCCGCACGCCGTCCTGCGCGGCGCCGACGGGCAGACCGTCCGGACCCTGGAGTGGTCCGACTCCCGCGGCATCCACAAGGACCCGGTGCACCGCGAGGTGCTGGGCCCCAAGGGCCACGTGCCCGAGGAGTTCCTCCACATCGGCCCGACGCCCGCGGGGGCGACCCGGCGGGTGGCCGTCGACCTGCTGCTCGCCGATGCCTTCGACGGCCACCTCGCGATCGGCGCCGCCGCCGCGAAGTCGGTCCGGCTGGCAGGACGCCCCGTCGCCCTGGACGACGGCGGCCATCTCGCCCTGGGCCGCGTGCGGTTGGAGCCCGGCCGGCAGCTCCTGGAGCTGGATCTGACCCCGGATCAGGACGCGGATCTGCGGGCGCACGTGGCGCTCGTACGGGACGCGGCACGGTACCGGCGACCCGAGTGGATCGCCGCGACTGCCGCCCCCGGCACGGCGGTCGAGGGCGCCACGGGTACGGGTGCGGGAGCGGGTGAGGGCGCGCGTGCGGGCGAGGACGGGGCGGGCTCCGGCACCGTACGGGTCGGCACGACGCTGTCGCTGTCCCGGCCGCCCGCGCGCGCCGTGGTGCAGGTCGCCGCGCGGGGCCGGTGCGTGCTGCGGGTCAACGGTCAAGTGGTGGGCCGGCAGGGCGGTTTCGACCCGTACGCCGAGCACGCCGTGCCGCGCGTGCGGCGCCATGACGTGGCCGCGGCCCTGCGGGCGGGCGACAACGAGATCGTGGTGGAGAGCGCGGGCGGCGACGAGCTCGCCGTCCTGGTGGACGCGGTCTGCCACGACGACGCCTCGGCCCTCTTCGCGACCGCGCACAGCGATGCCACGTGGTGGGCGGAACGCGACGGCGAGCGGGTGCCGTCGGTGGTACGCCGTGCGCCGGCGGGCGATCCTTCGGCCCTGCACCTGCGCCGCAGGCCCCACCCGCTGCCCGGTGCCGCCTGGCTGGACCCGGACGCCGACGACGGCAGCGTGGTATCCGTCGGGTTCGCCGTGCCGGGCGGCCGGCCGTCGGTGGAGTGGCTGTGGTGCGAACTGCCTCCCGGCGCAACGCGGTTGACGGTGGAGGTGCACGGCGGCGCCACCGTGTTCGTGGACGGCGAGGAGCGCGGCAGCACCGCGGGCGGCGCCGGCCCGCACACCCTGACCGTCCATCTGGCCGGCGGCGAGGCCCCCACGGGCGTACGCTGCGCCGCTCTGCGGCTGGAGCCGGACCCGGGCCACGAAGGCGGGGCCGCCCTCGCCGGGCCGCTGCGCTGCGAGGTCGGCCTCGGCCGGATCAGGGTCGGCGACTGGGAGTCCCGCGGCCTCGCCGAGTACAGCGGCGGCGTCCGCTACCGCCGCACCGTGCACCTACCGCCCCACGCCGCGGGCGGCCCGGTCACCCTCGACCTCGGCCGCGTGCGCGGCACCGCGGAGGTGTCCGTCGACGGCGTCCCCGCCGGCGTACGGATCTGCTCCCCTTACGTCTTCGACCTGCCCCCAATGACGGCGGCCCCGGGCCCCCACACCCTGGAGGTCACCGTGTTCGGCACCCTCGCCCCCCACCTCGACGCCGCAGGACCCACCCACTTCGTCTTCCCCGGCCAACGCGTCTCCGGCCTCCTGGGCCCCGTCCGCCTCCTCACCGGGCCTCGGGGGGTCGGTCCGATCAGGTGA
- a CDS encoding extracellular solute-binding protein: MSTGSRSQPDRGTVSRRGLLRVGGGVAAAAALPSVLTACSGSGGSGGKIRVVGVADEQKPITDLIAAYRKSHTGVSFSTSFAPTDQVQTVVRTQLAGGNAPDVHVLYPGSGSAMSMVELAKADLLTDLDDQAWTRTIPKSFDAAYRHDGKTYLYSAGSSVIGAIYNKKVFADAGVTPPKTWAELLDVCGTLKSKGVVPLALGAQTPWVTQLITYALVPNAVYAKDPTFDDQMASGKATFVGSGWADAMGKYQDLQKRGFFNDHPDGTTFEQQTSMVATGKAAMAVQVSSVLSNFRQAAKSPDDLGMFPFPGGDDAANLWIPAGIVVGLGVSARAKNAAKGKAFIEFLGKQENINAWAADVSAIPFSRDSSTKIDPVLSEFLPIIDADHAVPFMDQRWPNAEVQPAHFAAVQDLLAGKTDVKGALAQMDKAYGKKS; this comes from the coding sequence ATGAGCACGGGTTCCCGCAGTCAGCCCGACCGGGGCACGGTGAGCCGCCGAGGACTGCTCCGCGTCGGCGGTGGGGTCGCGGCCGCGGCCGCGCTCCCTTCGGTCCTCACGGCGTGCTCGGGTTCGGGCGGCTCCGGCGGCAAGATACGGGTGGTCGGTGTCGCCGACGAGCAGAAGCCGATCACGGACCTGATCGCCGCCTACCGCAAGAGCCACACCGGCGTCTCGTTCAGCACCTCCTTCGCGCCCACCGACCAGGTGCAGACGGTGGTCCGCACCCAGCTCGCCGGCGGCAACGCCCCCGACGTGCACGTGCTCTACCCCGGCAGCGGCAGCGCGATGTCCATGGTCGAGCTGGCGAAGGCCGACCTGCTGACCGACCTCGACGACCAGGCGTGGACCAGGACCATCCCGAAGAGCTTCGACGCCGCCTACCGCCACGACGGCAAGACCTATCTGTACTCGGCGGGCAGCAGCGTCATCGGCGCCATCTACAACAAGAAGGTGTTCGCCGACGCCGGGGTGACCCCGCCCAAGACCTGGGCCGAACTGCTCGACGTGTGCGGCACGTTGAAGTCCAAGGGCGTCGTGCCGCTGGCGCTCGGCGCGCAGACGCCCTGGGTCACCCAGCTGATCACCTACGCGCTGGTCCCCAACGCCGTCTACGCCAAGGACCCCACCTTCGACGACCAGATGGCGTCGGGGAAGGCGACGTTCGTCGGCTCGGGCTGGGCCGACGCGATGGGCAAGTACCAGGACCTGCAGAAGCGGGGCTTCTTCAACGACCACCCCGACGGCACCACGTTCGAGCAGCAGACCTCGATGGTCGCCACCGGCAAGGCGGCCATGGCCGTGCAGGTGTCCTCGGTGCTGTCCAACTTCCGGCAGGCCGCCAAGTCCCCCGACGACCTGGGCATGTTCCCCTTCCCCGGCGGGGACGACGCGGCGAACCTGTGGATACCGGCGGGCATCGTGGTAGGGCTGGGGGTGTCGGCGCGGGCGAAGAACGCGGCCAAGGGCAAGGCGTTCATCGAGTTCCTCGGCAAGCAGGAGAACATCAACGCCTGGGCGGCGGACGTCTCCGCCATCCCCTTCTCCCGCGACTCCAGCACCAAGATCGATCCGGTGCTGTCGGAGTTCCTGCCGATCATCGACGCCGACCACGCCGTGCCGTTCATGGACCAGCGCTGGCCCAACGCCGAAGTGCAGCCGGCCCACTTCGCCGCCGTGCAGGACCTGCTCGCCGGCAAGACCGACGTCAAGGGCGCCCTGGCACAGATGGACAAGGCCTACGGGAAGAAGTCGTGA
- a CDS encoding carbohydrate ABC transporter permease, which produces MKAPRVALPRPGRRDPTVPPWIFVVPALAVYALVVLYPSIAGVVYAFTDWSGIGSFSFVGLANFHTLLGDDRALQSITNTLLLTVAIVVVQNLIGLLLALGVNANIRSRTLLRVVFFAPAVVSPVMVAFLWKYVYNPDNGAGLNGILGAVGLGSLRQDWLGNPSITLWSVAAMVVWQYAGYSMVIFLAGLQDVPAELLEAARIDGAGSWQRFRYVTWPLLAPALTVNLMLSTIGGLKLFDQVYAATNGGPGTSSETLSTVLYKEAFVYGKFGYSTAVALVLALFVAAVSLVQLRYLRAREVTA; this is translated from the coding sequence GTGAAGGCACCGCGCGTCGCACTGCCCCGGCCCGGCCGCCGCGACCCGACCGTACCGCCGTGGATCTTCGTCGTGCCCGCGCTGGCCGTGTACGCGCTCGTGGTGCTCTACCCGAGCATCGCCGGCGTGGTCTACGCGTTCACCGACTGGTCCGGCATCGGGTCGTTCTCGTTCGTCGGCCTCGCCAACTTCCACACCCTGCTCGGCGACGACCGCGCCCTGCAGTCCATCACCAACACGCTGCTGCTCACCGTCGCGATCGTCGTCGTGCAGAACCTCATCGGGCTGCTGCTGGCGCTCGGCGTGAACGCCAACATCAGGTCCAGGACGCTGCTGCGGGTGGTCTTCTTCGCGCCCGCCGTGGTCAGCCCGGTGATGGTGGCGTTCCTGTGGAAGTACGTCTACAACCCCGACAACGGCGCGGGCCTCAACGGCATCCTCGGCGCGGTCGGCCTCGGCAGCCTGCGCCAGGACTGGCTGGGCAACCCGTCGATCACGCTGTGGTCGGTGGCCGCGATGGTGGTGTGGCAGTACGCCGGGTACTCGATGGTGATCTTCCTGGCCGGGCTCCAGGACGTGCCGGCCGAGCTCCTGGAGGCGGCGCGGATCGACGGCGCGGGCAGCTGGCAGCGGTTCCGCTACGTCACCTGGCCGCTGCTGGCGCCCGCGCTGACCGTCAACCTGATGCTGTCGACCATCGGCGGCCTGAAGCTCTTCGACCAGGTGTACGCCGCGACCAACGGCGGACCCGGCACGTCGAGCGAGACGCTGTCCACGGTGCTCTACAAGGAAGCCTTCGTGTACGGGAAGTTCGGCTACAGCACGGCAGTGGCGCTGGTCCTCGCGCTGTTCGTGGCCGCCGTCTCGCTGGTCCAACTCCGCTATCTGCGCGCCCGGGAGGTCACCGCGTGA
- a CDS encoding FGGY-family carbohydrate kinase: MFVGLDMGTSVVKAAAFADDGATLRVESMPISLGGQGEHVEQDVEEVVRAATGVLAAVSEGQAPALVAITGQGDGLWLVDAEGRAVRPAMSWMDGRAGGLVAGWMADGTAGRLYRRTGNVLFPGSPGPLLAWLDRHEPRSLDAATTAACCKDVVHLRLTGERGTDLSDASVPFLDPRTRTYAPEALADLGLGHRAGLLPPIAATLPYGQARGHIAGLPDGTPVTGGPYDLPASATGAGVTEPGDGLLIVGTTLACQVVVERVALDEDPVGFHLATVRPDRHMRALPAMTGTVALDWVLGLTGTTHDQLSELLDATPRGARGVAALPYLSPSGERAPFVDPTARAEFTGLDLRATRADLVRAMCEAIAFAARHCLEAAGLTGRLAVCGGGARNPAWLRLFADVLGRPLRVARGPEPGARGAVLAGVAAHGDTLGRELDVARWTAPEAVIDPDPVGVAYYEHAYADYLFRVESARNRWPGPADARGAGRP; this comes from the coding sequence GTGTTCGTCGGACTGGACATGGGAACCTCCGTCGTCAAAGCGGCGGCCTTCGCCGATGACGGCGCGACCCTGCGCGTCGAATCGATGCCGATCTCGCTCGGCGGGCAGGGGGAACACGTCGAGCAGGACGTCGAGGAGGTGGTGCGCGCCGCCACGGGTGTCCTCGCCGCGGTCAGCGAAGGCCAGGCGCCCGCGCTCGTCGCCATCACCGGCCAGGGCGACGGGCTGTGGCTGGTCGACGCCGAGGGCCGGGCCGTACGCCCCGCCATGTCCTGGATGGACGGCCGGGCCGGCGGGCTGGTGGCCGGCTGGATGGCGGACGGCACCGCCGGGCGGCTCTACCGGCGCACCGGCAACGTGCTCTTCCCCGGCTCGCCCGGGCCGCTGCTGGCCTGGCTCGACCGCCACGAACCGCGGTCCCTCGACGCGGCCACCACCGCCGCCTGCTGCAAGGACGTCGTCCACCTGCGGCTGACCGGTGAGCGCGGCACCGACCTGTCCGACGCGTCGGTGCCCTTCCTGGACCCGCGCACCCGCACCTACGCCCCCGAAGCGCTCGCCGACCTCGGCCTCGGCCACCGTGCCGGCCTGCTGCCGCCGATCGCCGCGACCCTGCCGTACGGGCAGGCGCGCGGGCACATCGCGGGCCTGCCGGACGGCACCCCCGTCACCGGCGGCCCCTACGACCTGCCGGCCTCGGCGACGGGCGCCGGGGTGACCGAGCCGGGGGACGGGCTGCTCATCGTCGGCACGACCCTGGCCTGCCAGGTCGTCGTCGAGCGCGTCGCCCTCGACGAGGACCCGGTCGGCTTCCACCTCGCCACGGTCCGGCCGGACCGCCACATGCGGGCACTGCCGGCAATGACCGGCACCGTCGCGCTCGACTGGGTGCTCGGCCTCACCGGCACGACCCACGACCAGCTCTCCGAACTGCTCGACGCCACCCCGCGCGGCGCCCGGGGCGTCGCCGCGCTGCCCTACCTGTCGCCGTCGGGCGAACGCGCGCCCTTCGTCGACCCCACCGCCCGCGCCGAGTTCACCGGTCTCGACCTGCGGGCCACCCGCGCGGACCTGGTCCGTGCCATGTGCGAGGCGATCGCCTTCGCCGCCCGGCACTGCCTCGAAGCGGCCGGCCTGACCGGCCGGTTGGCGGTCTGCGGCGGCGGTGCCCGCAACCCCGCGTGGCTGCGCCTGTTCGCCGACGTGCTGGGCCGCCCGCTGCGGGTCGCGCGGGGACCCGAACCGGGCGCGCGCGGGGCGGTGTTGGCGGGTGTCGCCGCCCACGGGGACACCCTCGGGCGGGAGTTGGACGTGGCGCGGTGGACGGCCCCCGAAGCGGTGATCGACCCGGACCCGGTGGGCGTCGCCTACTACGAACACGCCTACGCGGACTACCTGTTCCGCGTCGAGAGCGCCCGCAACCGCTGGCCCGGCCCGGCGGACGCCAGGGGAGCCGGCCGCCCCTGA